The proteins below come from a single Argentina anserina chromosome 1, drPotAnse1.1, whole genome shotgun sequence genomic window:
- the LOC126790513 gene encoding LOW QUALITY PROTEIN: 2-methylpropanoate--CoA ligase CCL4-like (The sequence of the model RefSeq protein was modified relative to this genomic sequence to represent the inferred CDS: inserted 2 bases in 2 codons; deleted 2 bases in 2 codons; substituted 1 base at 1 genomic stop codon): MDELKPTPANSSPLTPLLFLDRAATVYGDCPSLIYDNTTYTWSQTHRXCLCVASSISSLSIHRGHAVSVLSPNTPAMYELHFTVLFSSAILNTINTRLDTRTVSLLLRHSQSKLLLLDHSLTSLILDVVSLYLLTPPPPLLVLIADDAPSPDYSSTFCATYEKLVERGDXEFKWDLPNSEWDPMALNYTFGTTSSPKGVVHCHRGMFIVTVNSLLDWPVPKKPIYLWTLPMFHANGWNYPYGIAAVGGTNVCVRKFDAHVIYDLITRHNITHMCGVPVVLNMLTNIPNMEPLRKPVQIMTAGVLPPATVLSRTEALGFMVSHSYGVTETAGMVVSCAWKPEWNMFPATERARLKSRQEVRMVAMTRVDMVDLDTGKPVKHDGTSLGEVVLRGGCVMLGYLKDPKGTASCMRDGWFYTGDMAVMHSYGYLEIKDRSKDVIISGGENLSSVEVESVLYTNPAVNEAAMVARPDEYXGETPCAFVSPKADVRLTEKEIMEYCRGKLSSFMVPKTVVFKEELPKTQTGKIQKFVLREMAKELGSTRLSRM, encoded by the exons ATGGACGAGTTGAAACCAACCCCAGCCAACTCATCACCTCTCACCCCACTCCTCTTCCTCGACCGAGCCGCCACTGTCTACGGTGACTGTCCTTCCCTCATCTACGACAACACCACCTACACATGGAGCCAGACCCACCGCTGATGCCTCTGTGTGGcctcctccatctcctcccTCAGCATCCACCGCGGCCACGCTGTCTCCGTCCTCTCCCCCAACACTCCCGCCATGTACGAACTCCACTTCACCGTCCTTTTCTCCAGCGCCATCCTCAACACCATCAACACCCGCCTCGACACCCGCACcgtctccctcctcctccgccacaGCCAATCAAAACTCCTCTTGCTCGACCACTCCCTCACCTCCCTCATCCTCGATGTCGTCTCCCTCTAC CTCCTAACACCCCCGCCCCCCCTCCTCGTCCTCATCGCCGACGATGCACCCTCACCTGATTACTCCTCCACCTTCTGCGCCACCTATGAAAAACTGGTCGAACGCGGCG TGGAGTTCAAGTGGGACCTACCGAACAGCGAGTGGGACCCGATGGCGCTGAACTACACTTTCGGCACCACATCCTCGCCGAAAGGAGTGGTGCACTGCCACAGGGGGATGTTCATCGTCACCGTCAACTCTCTCCTTGACTGGCCCGTACCCAAGAAACCTATCTATCTCTGGACACTTCCGATGTTCCACGCCAACGGCTGGAACTACCCGTACGGGATCGCAGCCGTGGGTGGGACCAACGTCTGCGTCCGCAAGTTTGATGCACATGTCATTTATGACCTGATCACACGACACAACATCACCCACATGTGCGGCGTGCCAGTGGTCCTCAACATGTTGACAAACATACCCAACATGGAGCCGTTGAGAAAGCCGGTTCAGATCATGACCGCCGGAGTTCTGCCCCCCGCAACGGTGCTGTCACGAACGGAGGCGCTGGGGTTCATGGTGAGCCATAGCTATGGGGTGACGGAGACGGCGGGGATGGTGGTATCGTGCGCGTGGAAGCCTGAGTGGAATATGTTTCCGGCGACGGAGAGGGCTAGGCTGAAGTCGAGGCAGGAAGTAAGGATGGTGGCGATGACACGCGTCGACATGGTCGACCTAGATACGGGTAAGCCGGTGAAACACGACGGCACGTCGCTTGGGGAAGTGGTGTTGAGAGGCGGGTGTGTTATGTTGGGTTACCTAAAAGACCCAAAAGGCACGGCGAGTTGCATGAGAGACGGGTGGTTTTACACCGGCGACATGGCGGTGATGCACTCATACGGGTATCTAGAGATAAAGGACCGATCAAAGGATGTGATCATAAGCGGGGGAGAG AACCTGAGTAGCGTGGAGGTGGAGTCTGTTCTCTACACCAACCCCGCCGTGAACGAAGCGGCTATGGTGGCGAGACCGGATGAGT GAGGGGAGACACCGTGCGCATTTGTGAGCCCGAAAGCTGACGTGAGGCTGACAGAGAAGGAGATAATGGAGTATTGTAGAGGGAAGTTGTCGAGTTTCATGGTGCCGAAGACGGTGGTGTTTAAGGAGGAGCTGCCGAAGACGCA
- the LOC126790569 gene encoding ubiquitin-related modifier 1 homolog 2, with translation MQLTVEFGGGLELLCDSVKIHKVNVELQKEAEKFTMKDLLAWIRTNLIKERPEMFMKGDSVRPGVLALVNDCDWELTGQLDTTLEEKDVVVFISTLHGG, from the exons ATGCAGCTGACTGTAGAATTCGG TGGAGGATTAGAGCTTCTTTGTGACTCTGTCAAAATTCATAAAGTAAATGTAGAACTGCAAAAGGAAGCAGAAAAG TTTACTATGAAAGATTTACTTGCTTGGATACGTACTAATTTGATCAAGGAGAGGCCTGAAATGTTTATGAAAGGAGACTCCGT GAGACCTGGTGTTCTAGCCCTTGTGAATGATTGTGACTGGGAGCTTACTGGTCAACTGGATACGACATTAGAGGAGAAGGATGTGGTTGTTTTCATTTCGACCTTGCACGGGGGATAG
- the LOC126790561 gene encoding uncharacterized protein LOC126790561, translating to MATASATVSPAMFTTTTTVAKSMRRPSNNVHYISGVNSFSGLKAHNSVAALGLPQCTEQSFAKIVSSLRTPSQNKGRGGGALSSTCNAIGEIFKIAAIMNGLTLVGVAVGFVLLRIEATVEESAE from the coding sequence ATGGCAACAGCCTCAGCAACAGTGTCACCAGCAATGTTCACCACCACTACAACAGTGGCCAAGTCTATGAGGAGACCATCAAACAATGTGCATTACATTTCAGGGGTCAATTCCTTTTCTGGACTCAAAGCTCACAATAGTGTGGCCGCTCTTGGTCTTCCTCAGTGTACTGAGCAGTCCTTTGCTAAGATTGTGAGCTCCTTGAGAACTCCATCACAGAACAAGGGCAGAGGTGGAGGTGCACTTTCATCTACCTGCAATGCAATTGGTGAGATTTTCAAGATTGCAGCAATCATGAATGGACTCACTCTTGTTGGAGTTGCAGTTGGATTCGTTCTACtccgaatcgaagcgactgtGGAGGAGTCAGCTgagtga
- the LOC126790507 gene encoding serine/threonine-protein kinase PBL36: MEQIQLNLDPRGLVNKTMMKPLLLLCFVMSVVNANVPYDIRKPPTVSPPSAPIAHPPLYGPLITAGNPPTTSQLPGPSMKGSGLAPPLAAAKSIAPESIAGSIPPGLDKLPISPSSSNCCKQDMVLRRGSRVCDCVYPIKLDILLLNVSRNPNWKLFLDDFAKQLGLEVSQIELINFYVLNFARLNISMDITPHSGVSFSASDASAINSSLVMHKVHLDPSLVSDYKLLNITWFKPPPPSPAPVATSPLETSPKPSPALTSTSASNKGKHPNWKRIIGIGAGILFLAITSVFILCLCTFCKEKIKASPAETAPEKQRSLETVLPVGSLPHPSSTRFLAYEELKQATNNFESASILGEGGFGKVFKGVLSDGTAVAIKRLTNGGQQGDKEFLVEVEMLSRLHHRNLVKLVGYYSSRDSSQNLLCYELVPNGSLEAWLHGPLGLNCRLDWDTRMKIALDAARGLAYLHEDSQPCVIHRDFKASNILLENDFHAKVADFGLAKQAPEGRTNYLSTRVMGTFGYVAPEYAMTGHLLVKSDVYSYGVVLLELLTGRRPVDMSQPSGQENLVTWARPILRDKDRLEELADPSLGAKYPMEDFVRVCTIAAACVAPEASQRPTMGEVVQSLKMVQRITEYQDSALTTSTARPNHKQSSTTYESDVSSSMFSSGPYSGLSAFDNDNISRTAVFSEDLHEGR; encoded by the exons ATGGAGCAAATCCAGCTCAATCTTGATCCTCGAg GGTTAGTAAACAAGACGATGATGAAACCGTTGCTTTTGCTTTGTTTTGTGATGTCTGTCGTTAATGCCAATGTACCCTATGATATACGCAAACCACCCACAGTATCTCCACCAAGTGCACCCATCGCACACCCTCCTCTATATGGCCCCTTGATAACTGCGGGTAATCCACCCACAACTTCTCAATTGCCCGGGCCATCGATGAAGGGAAGTGGCCTAGCACCTCCTCTCGCTGCCGCTAAGAGTATCGCTCCAGAGTCTATTGCTGGTTCAATTCCTCCTGGTTTAGATAAGCTGCCAATCTCTCCATCCAGTTCCA actGTTGTAAACAGGATATGGTACTGAGACGAGGAAGTCGAGTTTGTGACTGTGTTTATCCTATAAAGCTTGACATTCTCCTATTAAATGTTTCAAGAAATCCTAATTGGAAGCTCTTTCTTGATGACTTTGCTAAGCAGCTTGGTTTGGAAGTTTCTCAAATAGAGTTGATCAACTTTTATGTACTCAACTTTGCAAGGTTAAATATTTCAATGGATATTACTCCACATTCAGGAGTTAGTTTCTCTGCTAGTGATGCATCTGCGATAAACTCGTCTCTTGTCATGCACAAAGTCCATTTAGATCCTTCATTAGTGAGCGATTACAAACTCCTCAATATCACTTGGTTTAAGCCTCCACCTCCTTCTCCAG CTCCTGTTGCGACTTCGCCATTGGAAACTTCACCAAAACCATCACCAGCTCTTACATCCACAAGTGCTTCAAATAAAGGGAAACATCCAAACTGGAAACGTATTATTGGTATTGGTGCTGGCATACTGTTCCTTGCCATTACATCTGTGTTTATACTTTGTTTATGCACATTCTGTAAGGAGAAGATCAAAGCATCTCCTGCAGAAACag CACCAGAGAAACAGAGGAGTCTTGAAACAGTTCTACCAGTAGGATCTCTACCCCACCCTAGCAGCACCCGGTTTCTGGCATATGAAGAGCTTAAACAAGCAACAAACAACTTTGAATCTGCAAGTATACTTGGAGAAGGTGGGTTCGGCAAGGTTTTCAAGGGTGTTTTAAGTGATGGTACAGCTGTAGCAATTAAAAGACTTACTAATGGAGGGCAACAGGGTGACAAGGAGTTCTTGGTGGAGGTTGAGATGCTTAGTAGGCTGCATCATCGTAATCTTGTGAAGCTTGTTGGTTACTATAGCAGTCGTGACTCCTCACAAAACTTACTTTGCTATGAGCTTGTGCCAAATGGAAGCTTGGAGGCTTGGCTCCATG GTCCCCTGGGATTGAATTGTCGTCTAGATTGGGACACCAGAATGAAGATTGCACTTGATGCTGCTAGAGGACTTGCTTACCTGCACGAGGACTCACAACCTTGTGTTATCCACAGAGATTTTAAAGCATCGAATATATTGCTAGAGAACGATTTTCATGCCAAAGTTGCTGATTTTGGCCTGGCTAAACAGGCACCTGAAGGCAGAACAAATTACCTTTCTACTCGTGTGATGGGCACATTTGG GTATGTTGCTCCAGAGTACGCCATGACTGGACACCTACTAGTTAAAAGTGATGTTTACAGCTATGGGGTGGTCCTTCTTGAATTACTCACTGGAAGAAGGCCTGTAGATATGTCACAGCCATCTGGGCAGGAGAATCTTGTCACTTGG GCAAGGCCAATTCTTAGAGACAAGGATCGGCTGGAAGAGCTTGCAGATCCTAGTCTTGGAGCAAAGTACCCAATGGAAGATTTTGTACGAGTTTGCACCATTGCAGCAGCTTGTGTTGCTCCTGAGGCAAGCCAGCGCCCCACAATGGGTGAAGTGGTACAGTCACTGAAGATGGTCCAGAGAATCACTGAATATCAGGATTCTGCGCTAACCACTTCCACTGCCAGACCCAATCACAAACAGTCATCAACTACCTATGAATCGGATGTATCATCGTCTATGTTCTCTTCTGGTCCATACTCTGGTCTAAGTGCGTTTGATAATGACAACATCTCCCGGACAGCAGTTTTCTCTGAGGATCTTCATGAAGGACGATGA
- the LOC126803344 gene encoding uncharacterized protein LOC126803344 translates to MVSPSPSVTTHTSLSPSLPTALHRRASLRHSAAVHASPPSRPLLEQLEIKLRLDYCFCTGGNFNGLDAPCARTSFGFVSLMENVEFYQTDCESLWCQIKHQEKQIQLKRRWLLGTPLSESEQKQFEDFGRDLLPESLLREDDMFYENVKSAVQAAYGACNVEGENQVFGDSIVMPGRKSVSRALLSCLDDLTTKGLHVVATTLTRGSVKFEETRWEMKKIIKESLGKKFDDEAGVFKRLLQHLSDPQHFRDKFVTVMSSTSQAHVRKVLDGLQDLPDEALIAMHRKLIGGEQHVPRLKSERCKISNLIAKLRKTCEKMLSELGPGDELQVSLAKAMTVAGLSVKLRPGSRNSTATEFHQVSQEIKILQDDIASAIWLVSFKSKVSVPELEYLKTLLDRDAKVSKRSLRYAIRKMLTEYLFECSDMDTIPESLSKAVDIINKKSGKKLHRPNLNDEIDAEVECILNVSAQTKQIVWNMFPDHELDLDFTDAYVEEMEDEDDDEDGSDDDDDENHIQGSPQEQRTFESDNSHSDGSLYDDESIGESTPCTSNLSTTSKSGRNPPGGNSVFVEEVETLFSNQGISGGSNDIKRGFNGTSTERHEQEDNSGMDTQDPFHVEPDVVHKQTTCNQYLAIQKVCDETSMVAYDLVGHMLEEFAQTEGLDIDCDDTLYFKGDCATEEDSEGLGGEQTSSQESGGGSVIVNVIKDLIPSFPKSGIEAVRNLVG, encoded by the exons TCTCTCCTTCTCCCTCGGTGACAACACACACgagtctctctccctctcttcccACCGCACTGCACCGCCGAGCTTCTCTCCGTCACAGCGCCGCCGTACATGCATCACCACCATCAAGACCACTTCTCGAACAGTTGGAGATTAAGCTCAGACTTGATTACTGTTTTTGTACAGGCGGCAATTTCAACGGTCTAGATGCCCCGTGTGCCCGAACGAGTTTCGGGTTTGTTTCACTCATGGAAAACGTGGAGTTCTACCAGACCGACTGCGAGTCTCTCTGGTGTCAGATCAAACACCAAGAGAAGCAGATCCAACTCAAACGCAG GTGGTTGTTGGGTACTCCTCTCTCTGAATCCGAGCAGAAGCAGTTCGAAGATTTCGGACGAGATTTACTCCCGGAATCGTTGCTCAGGGAAGATGAT ATGTTTTATGAGAATGTAAAGTCTGCTGTTCAAGCCGCCTATGGAGCGTGCAATGTTGAAGGAGAGAATCAAGTGTTTGGAGATAGTATTGTAATGCCCGGCAGGAAAAGTGTATCCAGAGCCTTGTTATCATGTCTTGATGATTTGACCACTAAGGGGCTTCATGTTGTAGCTACTACACTTACACGAGGTTCGGTCAAGTTTGAGGAAACTCGGTGGGAGATGAAAAAGATTATTAAAGAATCTCTGGGAAAGAAGTTTGATGATGAAGCAGGTGTTTTTAAACGACTACTGCAACATCTTAGTGACCCACAGCATTTTCGAGATAAGTTTGTTACAGTTATGTCTTCCACATCGCAGGCTCATGTCAGAAAGGTACTGGATGGACTTCAGGACTTGCCTGATGAGGCCCTAATTGCAATGCACAGAAAGCTTATAGGAGGAGAACAACATGTACCAAGGTTAAAGAGTGAGAGATGCAAAATAAGCAATTTGATTGCTAAATTGCGGAAAACCTGTGAGAAGATGCTTTCCGAACTTGGTCCAGGTGATGAACTGCAGGTATCACTGGCCAAAGCCATGACTGTAGCAGGCCTATCAGTGAAGTTACGACCAGGTTCCCGTAATTCCACTGCAACAGAATTTCACCAAGTCTCGCAAGAGATAAAGATACTACAGGATGATATTGCAAGTGCTATTTGGCTGGTTAGTTTTAAATCAAAAGTTAGTGTGCCAGAGCTCGAATACCTGAAGACTCTATTAGATCGAGATGCTAAGGTATCAAAGAGGAGTTTACGATATGCAATTAGGAAGATGCtaactgaatatcttttcgAGTGTAGTGATATGGATACAATTCCAGAGTCATTATCAAAAGCTGTTGATATTATCAACAAGAAGTCAGGAAAGAAGCTGCATAGACCCAATTTAAATGATGAAATTGATGCAGAAGTGGAATGTATACTGAATGTGAGTGCTCAGACAAAACAGATTGTATGGAATATGTTTCCTGACCATGAGTTAGATCTTGACTTCACTGACGCATATGTCGAGGAAATGGAGGATGAGGACGATGATGAGGATggtagtgatgatgatgatgatgagaacCATATTCAAGGTTCACCGCAGGAACAAAGAACATTTGAAAGTGACAATTCTCACTCTGATGGTTCACTTTATGACGATGAGAGTATTGGGGAGTCAACACCGTGTACTTCCAACCTGTCTACAACTTCCAAAAGTGGCCGTAATCCTCCTGGTGGTAACAGTGTCTTTGTTGAGGAGGTTGAAACATTGTTCTCCAATCAAGGAATTTCTGGGGGCTCCAATGATATTAAAAGAGGGTTTAATGGCACTTCTACTGAGAGACATGAACAAGAAGATAACAGTGGAATGGATACACAAGACCCATTTCATGTTGAGCCAGATGTTGTGCATAAACAAACCACTTGCAACCAATACCTTGCAATTCAAAAAGTGTGTGATGAGACAAGTATGGTAGCCTATGATCTTGTTGGCCACATGTTGGAAGAGTTTGCACAGACAGAAGGCTTGGATATAGACTGTGATGATACTTTATATTTCAAAGGTGACTGTGCAACTGAAGAAGATTCCGAAG GGCTAGGAGGAGAGCAGACATCATCTCAGGAGAGCGGAGGTGGTTCTGTAATTGTTAATGTAATTAAGGATCTAATACCTTCATTTCCAAAGAG TGGAATCGAAGCAGTAAGGAACTTGGTTGGGTAA